One window from the genome of Caldisericum sp. encodes:
- a CDS encoding YraN family protein: MGKEGEDIGARYLQNNGFKIVERNFRTPFGEIDIIARKGKKLYFVEVKTRTSSEYGRGVEAVNKRKNKPYSEFYQFLLRK, translated from the coding sequence TTGGGTAAAGAAGGGGAAGATATTGGCGCAAGATATTTGCAAAACAACGGTTTTAAAATTGTTGAAAGAAATTTTAGGACTCCTTTTGGCGAAATCGATATAATTGCAAGAAAAGGTAAAAAACTCTATTTTGTCGAAGTGAAAACAAGGACTTCCTCTGAATATGGAAGAGGAGTTGAAGCGGTAAATAAAAGAAAAAATAAGCCATATAGTGAATTCTATCAATTTTTACTTAGGAAATAA